Proteins encoded by one window of Paenibacillus sp. DCT19:
- a CDS encoding InlB B-repeat-containing protein, giving the protein MIYYTGRAFWKIALVFVLVFTALSAGWGTTKSAHAQEWYEKYVGEIQLFPYEFVPSGWKFAAGQKMSIQNNVALFSLLGTNYGGDGRSDFALPDLTSLPTPDGMGYYIATNGVFPARENGGTAMGHAGEVRIFPYTYSPDGWLKLDGSTYDAQSYPQLYSVISDVFGSQDGQKFTLPSISAPLPNQPLYFAVAARPMGGQNGTDIRNQNSAVLLGQTIPFLVPMETNWSASDGRLLNLWSYTALFSLLGEKFGGNGINNFAIPDLRNNPYNFQYYTVDDIGLYPSRGDGGGVPSAVAGTSTIYTVATGQSLRIYSSDLMGNVPGSANAKGVSLRTQPQRGTVTQDSNGFIYQAPNVYFGNDSFTVRTYNDNGFATGYSTVQIKVEQPLPPVVTGVSDGGIYNRTVNPVFTSGTATLNGHPFTSGTAVTAEGSYTLVAMNRYGSTQVQFRIDLTPPTVIGVTNSGRYTVPPTITFSDGTATLNGAPFAYGGQVSQEGSYTLIVTDAANNSSTITFSYYAPRQLLFDSGGGTSVAAQNLYYGDHGVEPTAPTRTGYTFTGWYSDELRTQPFNFTNTAITTNTQLYAGWSISQYTVSFDSSGGTAVANVPVNHGLTISEPTAPTRTGYTFNGWFTDVGRTQPFNFGNTAVTQNTQLYAEWNINQYTVSFDSNGGTAVSDLQIEYGTLMSEPTAPTRLGYTFEGWYIDEAHTQRFEFATTPVVVDTQLYANWTLQSYTVTFDVYQGANVPDQTIPYGALIVRPTDPVRTGYTFTNWYADVAHTLPFDFETIITDSVTLYAGWSTDQYTASFDSNGGTVVSEQLLDYGNPVQEPQQPSRTGYTFTGWYSDAGLQQRFNFATSSIQDHVQLYAGWERILYTVSFDTTGGSDIPDMSIGYGDQLILMNEPTSDTEGQVFAGWFADSQLTVKFDFSQPIQSDVTLYAKWAVQVQQITFDTDEGTTIAPQTVAYGDLLSRPTDPERTGYTFAGWFTDSGQPFDFATTTVMADMTLYAKWNIAVRTVTFHTDGGTTIQAIEINNGEMLSRPNDPVRTGYTFTGWYSDIARSQPFDFATATVNADMTLYAGWMLIPSPGGGNSGNNGNTGNSGGSGDSGSNESGGGSNSNSSPISSGNPSNDSSSTQATVSIPAGQAGELRLGTGVLLEVPAGASDQPLEIKAIMVDTPVTGLASNERVVSQVVEFTKNTQGNFKIPVKLTLTFDPTSIQSNEKLAVFYQQQPNTPWTMLEDGKVDGNNISVAVNHFTRFAVMAVPATIAAPTAANFSDIEGHWASASILEAAALGIVKGYSDGSFHPGAHVTRAEFTAMLVRMLKPVWDNEEAIPTMPAFGDATQIGAWGLEEIAQASALGWIQGHADGNFRPNASITRAEMAVMVSRALTLTDVATETSFTDATSIPAWASQAAAHMQQLGLMKGRVNGAFDSSALTTRAEAAQVLMNALRHK; this is encoded by the coding sequence GTGATTTATTATACCGGTCGTGCCTTTTGGAAGATCGCACTGGTCTTTGTGTTAGTGTTTACTGCATTATCGGCAGGGTGGGGAACAACGAAGTCAGCGCACGCGCAGGAGTGGTATGAAAAGTATGTAGGGGAGATACAGCTATTTCCTTATGAATTTGTGCCGAGTGGTTGGAAGTTCGCGGCTGGACAAAAGATGAGTATTCAGAACAATGTTGCTTTGTTTTCTTTGCTTGGTACGAATTATGGTGGCGATGGTCGATCCGACTTTGCGTTGCCGGATCTCACATCACTTCCTACACCTGACGGTATGGGGTATTACATAGCTACTAATGGGGTATTTCCTGCACGCGAAAATGGCGGGACTGCCATGGGGCATGCAGGTGAAGTGCGCATCTTCCCGTATACTTATTCGCCTGATGGCTGGCTCAAGCTGGATGGGAGTACATATGATGCGCAGAGTTATCCGCAGCTGTACTCCGTTATTAGTGATGTGTTTGGATCTCAGGATGGTCAAAAATTCACTTTACCCAGTATCAGTGCACCGCTGCCAAACCAACCATTATACTTTGCTGTTGCGGCAAGACCGATGGGTGGTCAGAATGGAACGGATATCAGGAATCAAAATAGTGCAGTTTTACTAGGACAGACCATACCATTCCTTGTTCCGATGGAAACCAACTGGAGTGCTAGCGATGGAAGATTACTTAATTTGTGGAGTTACACAGCTCTGTTTTCACTCTTGGGAGAGAAGTTTGGTGGTAATGGGATCAATAATTTTGCTATACCGGATTTAAGAAATAATCCTTACAATTTTCAATACTATACTGTGGATGATATAGGACTATACCCTTCTCGTGGTGATGGAGGCGGGGTACCGTCCGCAGTGGCAGGAACAAGTACGATTTATACCGTAGCCACTGGACAGTCGTTACGTATTTACAGTTCGGATTTGATGGGTAATGTGCCTGGTAGTGCGAATGCCAAGGGAGTTTCCTTGCGAACTCAACCGCAGCGTGGAACGGTTACACAAGACAGTAACGGTTTTATTTATCAGGCTCCAAACGTCTATTTCGGTAATGATAGCTTCACAGTGAGGACATACAACGATAATGGATTTGCTACGGGCTATTCGACAGTTCAAATCAAGGTAGAGCAACCTCTGCCACCTGTAGTAACCGGTGTTAGCGATGGGGGAATTTACAATCGTACGGTCAATCCCGTATTTACCTCTGGCACGGCGACCCTGAATGGTCATCCGTTTACGAGCGGAACAGCGGTTACTGCGGAAGGTAGCTATACGTTAGTTGCAATGAACAGATACGGTTCGACGCAGGTTCAATTTAGGATTGATCTTACGCCGCCAACCGTAATTGGAGTAACGAATAGTGGGCGTTATACTGTGCCGCCGACGATTACGTTTAGTGATGGAACAGCTACGCTGAATGGTGCACCATTTGCGTACGGAGGTCAGGTCAGTCAGGAAGGCAGTTATACGCTAATCGTCACTGACGCTGCTAATAATAGTTCAACGATCACATTCAGCTACTATGCACCACGTCAGCTTCTGTTCGATAGCGGCGGGGGAACGAGCGTAGCCGCACAAAATCTGTATTACGGCGATCATGGCGTTGAGCCAACCGCTCCGACACGAACCGGTTATACGTTTACCGGCTGGTATAGCGATGAGTTGCGCACGCAGCCATTTAATTTTACGAATACGGCGATTACAACGAATACACAGCTGTATGCAGGCTGGAGCATTAGCCAGTATACGGTTAGCTTTGATAGTAGTGGCGGAACAGCTGTAGCGAATGTCCCAGTGAATCATGGTTTGACCATTAGCGAACCGACAGCGCCAACACGAACAGGCTATACGTTTAACGGCTGGTTCACGGATGTGGGTCGCACGCAGCCATTTAATTTTGGGAATACGGCGGTAACGCAGAATACGCAGCTATATGCTGAGTGGAATATCAATCAGTACACGGTCAGCTTTGATAGTAACGGAGGTACAGCGGTATCGGATCTTCAGATCGAGTATGGTACGCTCATGAGTGAGCCAACTGCTCCAACACGATTGGGTTATACTTTTGAAGGTTGGTATATAGATGAGGCTCATACACAGCGCTTTGAGTTTGCGACTACGCCAGTAGTGGTGGATACACAACTCTATGCCAATTGGACGCTCCAATCATATACGGTCACGTTCGATGTATATCAGGGAGCCAATGTGCCTGATCAGACGATACCGTACGGTGCACTGATTGTTCGTCCTACAGATCCGGTACGGACTGGCTATACGTTTACCAATTGGTATGCAGATGTAGCACATACGCTGCCATTTGACTTCGAGACGATCATTACTGACTCGGTTACCTTGTATGCAGGTTGGAGTACCGATCAATATACAGCCAGCTTTGATAGTAATGGTGGTACTGTGGTGAGCGAGCAGTTGCTCGACTATGGTAATCCGGTGCAGGAGCCACAGCAGCCGAGCCGAACGGGGTATACCTTTACCGGTTGGTATAGTGATGCGGGCTTACAGCAACGTTTCAATTTTGCGACATCGTCTATTCAGGATCATGTTCAGCTATATGCTGGCTGGGAACGTATCCTCTATACGGTTAGCTTTGATACGACCGGAGGTTCGGATATACCGGATATGAGTATCGGATATGGTGATCAATTAATTTTAATGAATGAGCCAACTTCGGATACGGAAGGTCAAGTTTTTGCCGGGTGGTTTGCAGATTCACAGCTCACGGTTAAATTTGATTTTAGTCAGCCGATCCAGTCGGATGTCACTTTGTATGCTAAATGGGCAGTTCAAGTACAGCAGATTACATTTGATACGGATGAAGGCACTACAATTGCTCCACAGACAGTTGCTTATGGCGACCTTTTGTCTCGTCCAACCGATCCAGAGCGCACAGGTTATACGTTTGCTGGCTGGTTTACCGATTCAGGGCAGCCATTCGATTTTGCAACAACGACAGTAATGGCAGATATGACGCTGTATGCAAAATGGAATATAGCCGTGCGAACCGTAACCTTTCATACGGATGGTGGAACGACAATACAGGCTATTGAAATAAATAACGGAGAGATGTTATCTCGTCCAAACGATCCGGTGCGAACGGGGTATACGTTCACGGGATGGTACTCGGATATCGCACGCAGTCAGCCGTTTGATTTTGCAACAGCGACCGTAAATGCAGACATGACGTTATATGCGGGTTGGATGCTCATACCATCACCAGGCGGTGGTAACTCCGGAAACAATGGAAATACAGGGAACAGTGGCGGTAGTGGAGATAGTGGAAGCAACGAAAGTGGGGGAGGCTCTAACTCCAATTCCAGTCCGATCTCAAGCGGTAATCCTTCTAATGATTCCAGTTCTACACAGGCAACCGTGTCCATTCCTGCAGGGCAGGCTGGCGAGCTTCGGCTAGGCACAGGAGTGCTGCTTGAGGTTCCTGCCGGCGCTTCGGATCAGCCGTTAGAAATTAAAGCCATCATGGTAGACACACCGGTGACTGGTTTAGCCAGCAATGAGCGCGTTGTAAGTCAGGTGGTGGAATTCACCAAAAACACGCAGGGCAATTTCAAAATTCCAGTGAAATTAACGCTAACCTTTGACCCGACTTCAATCCAAAGCAATGAGAAGCTTGCGGTCTTTTACCAGCAACAGCCGAATACCCCATGGACAATGCTTGAAGACGGCAAAGTGGACGGGAATAACATCAGCGTAGCTGTGAATCACTTTACACGTTTTGCTGTGATGGCAGTTCCGGCAACAATAGCTGCGCCTACAGCAGCTAATTTTAGCGATATTGAAGGGCACTGGGCATCCGCTAGTATCCTAGAAGCAGCGGCTCTTGGTATCGTCAAAGGTTACTCGGATGGAAGCTTCCATCCAGGGGCACATGTTACACGAGCAGAATTTACAGCAATGCTTGTACGGATGCTGAAGCCAGTGTGGGATAATGAAGAAGCTATTCCAACAATGCCTGCTTTCGGGGATGCAACGCAGATTGGGGCATGGGGACTTGAGGAGATTGCACAGGCAAGCGCGCTAGGTTGGATTCAAGGCCACGCGGACGGAAACTTCCGTCCGAACGCTTCAATTACACGGGCGGAGATGGCCGTTATGGTCAGCCGTGCGTTGACACTGACTGACGTTGCAACCGAAACTTCCTTTACTGATGCAACCAGCATCCCTGCTTGGGCAAGCCAGGCAGCAGCTCACATGCAGCAATTGGGTCTGATGAAAGGTCGAGTCAATGGAGCATTTGATTCTTCGGCACTGACAACCCGTGCGGAAGCAGCACAGGTATTGATGAATGCACTCCGACATAAATGA